Within Epilithonimonas zeae, the genomic segment CGAATAACCTTTTGAAGACAAAAACAGAAAATATCAGTGACAAAGAATTGTTGGAGCGATGCAGTTCCGGAGACAATTCGGGGTATTCTCTACTCTATCATCGTTATTCTAAGGCTGTTTTCAATTCCATTTATCGTATCGTCAATGACAGAGAAGATGCGGAAGATATTCTTCAGGAGGTTTTTTTGAAAGCATTTTCTGAAATCAAATCTCTGAAAAATGTAGAAAGTTTCGGAGGTTGGATTAAGCGAATCGCCATCAATCAATCGCTCAATTATCTTCGGAAAAACAAAATCTATTTTACTGAAATTGAAGATGATAAAATATTGGACATAGAAGATGACGAGTTGGAAGCCAAGTTGGCTATGGAATCTCGTGTAAAAGAGCTTCAAAATATTATTGCAGGATTTCCTTTGCAGACCAGAACAATTATTAACCTTTATCTGTTCGAGGAAATGCCACAGGAAGAAATAGCAAAAGTTTTAAATATTCCGCACGGAACAGTAAGAAGTTATTACCATCGTGCCAAAAAGAAAATTTTTGAGAAATTAAATCCAAAACACTACAATGAAAGATTCGCTTAAAAAATATATTAATGACCATCGAGATGAATTCGACACTCTCGAAGTTCCTGATCAAATGTTTGATAAAATAATGTCCAAATTGGATAGTCCCACTCCATCTGTTGCAAAAACAGGTAAGATATTTTCTTTGAAAAATTGGGCTATTGCAGCTTCTGTTACAATCATATTAAGCTTAGGAATCTTTAACTTCTGGCAAGAAAAAGAAATCGATAAAACTGCTCTTGCAATAAAACAAACTCCTGAAAAAGAAGATGACATTCTAGATAATATTTCAATTCCTGAAAACAAATCAGA encodes:
- a CDS encoding RNA polymerase sigma factor encodes the protein MKTKTENISDKELLERCSSGDNSGYSLLYHRYSKAVFNSIYRIVNDREDAEDILQEVFLKAFSEIKSLKNVESFGGWIKRIAINQSLNYLRKNKIYFTEIEDDKILDIEDDELEAKLAMESRVKELQNIIAGFPLQTRTIINLYLFEEMPQEEIAKVLNIPHGTVRSYYHRAKKKIFEKLNPKHYNERFA